In Antennarius striatus isolate MH-2024 chromosome 10, ASM4005453v1, whole genome shotgun sequence, one DNA window encodes the following:
- the tbc1d2 gene encoding TBC1 domain family member 2A isoform X1: MRNRNDETSPTQDAEEEKNRKKRRNKRRRGGRWRKTTRRRRDEPPGNSLVHFVWSCQSNQTRSHRGASRPRPLRRMDKRGSSGSPRAASSDSLPAFTNEESVHQRDWISASEEDGRQRTELGGPPCSQNQSPVETHQTSVETHQSRVETDQSPVETHQSPVETHQSPVETHQSPVETHQSPVETHQSPVETHQSPVETHQSPVETHQSPVETHQSPVETHQSTIHRSPVETHRSPVETHQSPVETHQSPVETHQSPVETHQSTIHRSPVETHRSPVETHQSPVETHQSPVETHQSTIHRSPVETHQSPVETHQSSLKTHQYHEETLQIPNVPPQDPGHTQIDKPDLVDLIKCTNNKDDPSEPDQLKPDPLLTDEQKLVRSPSSKMQETKDQPGRPGELDHHEQVGSEEHQPLRNPIDQKNQEPPTENPSSNPSERLQIHRDLPQLQLQEDQPAPPQAAPSIVHPTETCTTAPPSQAPPRNTEWLSEQVWPHPLVSPSGEPKLCGFLQKQGGPLRTWKLRWFTYEGKNNQLFYYRTPQDVIPLGRVELRSSTLTYPLKAERGTFHIKTPERTFVLKAVTQELMLYWLQQLQVKRWQHRQTSTCPDPTNKNATENFLPMLKSPLGLVGEEAANVSLQGSPLTNVSIKHPLIEIQNSVHSLRKRPSQEWSQSVFHVEAPPWSPADSSSAAVPPSPRTPADCPTPPPPLSLAEAPASPSPSEGRESPSLFESRSRKLKARSMQVLRRDTLSSSSDRTSRLQQEKQMLMEEVKAQKELVWILHKALEASQLEKRTCAEFLAETGEQERLELLRHRERQAVDLRSRLEEAKMEGDALSRSLSQKDAQVTELQEEVRTLTETNRAKQEVIIKLSDHVNTFLSDHQRSVSSSQTYKQLQQDIEDLKDDIEAYKTQNKFLNSEIYQLTKLWRNSSEQEKNLMVKCAYLEANNCQVESRYLGVLRQLQDTKSLDPSQRKAVQKLIEDALKGEVKSVVKLNMASDRDEYGFKIIPDYEVEDMKLLAKIQALEIRSHNLLHQDSMERPLLSRWAQYLAGRSDDNLCPSPELKSLLRGGIPQEYRQQVWSWMVRTRTKAIRELHPQRYQQLCETSRTSPHPASRQIELDLHRTLTTNQHFCSPSSPALQQLRRILLAFSWQNPTIGYCQGLNRLAAISLLVLQSEEEAFWCLVAVVEVIMPEDYYTKSLVASQADQRVLKDFLVEKLPRLASHFDEHSIDVSLITFNWFLVAFVESLPSDILLPLWDAFLYEGTKVIFRYALAVFKYKEDDILKINDSVEIYQYLRFFTKTISDGRKLTNIAFTDMNPFPRRLLRNRRAFHLDRLQGELQDLEERQKAFLTESTERKDKELDVAVSEDDEDL, from the exons ATGAGGAACAGGAACGACGAGACAAGCCCCACGCAGGacgcagaggaggagaagaacaggaagaagaggaggaataaaaggagaagaggaggaagatggaggaagacaactagaagaagaagagacgaGCCGCCGGGAAACAGTTTGGTTCACTTTGTCTGGAGCTGCCAATCAAACCAGACCCGGAGCCACCGAGGTGCGtccaggccacgccccctcag GAGGATGGATAAAAGGGGGTCATCAGGAAGTCCCCGCGCCGCCTCGTCTGACTCGCTTCCTGCCTTCACTAATGAGGAGTCGGTTCACCAACGTGATTGGATCTCAGCTTCAGAGGAGGACGGCAGGCAGAGAACAGAGCTAGGCGGTCCACCGTGCTCCCAGAACCAGAGTCCAGTAGAGACCCACCAGACTTCAGTAGAGACTCACCAGAGTCGAGTAGAGACCGACCAGAGTCCAGTAGAGACCCACCAGAGTCCAGTAGAGACTCACCAGAGTCCAGTAGAGACCCACCAGAGTCCAGTAGAGACCCACCAGAGTCCAGTAGAGACCCACCAGAGTCCAGTAGAGACCCACCAGAGTCCAGTAGAGACCCACCAGAGTCCAGTAGAGACTCACCAGAGTCCGGTAGAGACTCACCAGAGTCCGGTAGAGACCCACCAGAGTACAATCCACCGGAGTCCGGTAGAGACCCACCGGAGTCCGGTAGAGACCCACCAGAGTCCGGTAGAGACTCACCAGAGTCCAGTAGAGACTCACCAGAGTCCAGTAGAGACCCACCAGAGTACAATCCACCGGAGTCCGGTAGAGACCCACCGGAGTCCGGTAGAGACCCACCAGAGTCCAGTAGAGACTCACCAGAGTCCAGTAGAGACCCACCAGAGTACAATCCACCGGAGTCCAGTAGAGACCCACCAGAGTCCGGTAGAGACCCACCAGAGTTCATTAAAGACTCATCAGTATCATGAAGAGACTCTCCAGATCCCCAACGTGCCTCCCCAGGACCCTGGACACACCCAGATAGACAAACCGGACCTGGTGGATCTCATCAAATGCACTAACAACAAGGATGACCCCTCAGAACCCGACCAGCTCAAACCAGATCCTCTCCTGACAGACGAACAAAAACTGGTGCGTTCTCCTTCATCCAAAATGCAAGAGACAAAAGATCAACCAGGACGTCCAGGTGAACTAGATCATCATGAACAAGTCGGGTCTGAGGAGCACCAACCCCTGAGGAACCCCATAGACCAGAAGAACCAGGAACCACCTACAGAGAACCCCAGCTCAAACCCGTCTGAGAGACTCCAAATCCACCGAGATCTTCCTCAACTTCAACTCCAGGAGGACCAACCGGCGCCTCCCCAGGCAGCACCATCAATAGTCCATCCAACTGAAACATGCACCACGGCGCCGCCGTCCCAAGCTCCACCCCGGAACACGGAGTGGTTGTCAGAGCAGGTGTGGCCCCACCCTCTGGTCTCTCCTTCAGGAGAACCCAAACTGTGTGGCTTCCTCCAGAAGCAGGGGGGCCCCCTCCGGACCTGGAAGCTGCGCTGGTTCACCTACGAGGGGAAGAACAACCAGCTGTTCTACTACCGAACGCCACAGGACGTGATCCCGCTGGGGCGGGTGGAGCTCCGGAGCTCCACCCTCACCTACCCCCTGAAGGCCGAGAGGGGCACCTTCCACATCAAGACGCCCGAGCGCACCTTCGTTCTGAAG GCGGTGACGCAGGAGCTGATGCTCTATtggctgcagcagcttcaggtGAAACGCTGGCAGCACAGACAGACATCCACCTGTCCCGATCCGACCAATAAGAACGCCACAG AGAACTTCCTGCCAATGTTGAAGAGTCCACTGGGTCTGGTGGGGGAGGAGGCGGCCAACGTGTCGTTACAAGGATCGCCGCTCACCAATGTGTCCATCAAACACCCGCTCATCGAGATCCA GAACTCGGTCCACTCTCTGCGTAAGAGGCCGTCTCAGGAATGGAGTCAGAGCGTGTTTCATGTCGAGGCACCGCCATGGAGTCCTGCAGACAGCAGCAGCGCCGCAG TCCCTCCGTCGCCACGGACTCCGGCTGACTGTccgactccgccccctcctctctcATTGGCCGAAGCACCAGCTTCGCCGTCACCCAGCGAGGGCAGAGAGTCACCTTCGCTCTTCGAGAGCCGGAGCAGGAAACTGAAGGCTCGCAGCATGCAGGTTCTCCGCAGAGACACTCTGTCCTCGTCCTCAGACAGGACGTCCCGCCTCCAGCAGGAGAAGCAGATGCTGATGGAGGAAGTCAAAGCTCAGAAG GAGCTGGTCTGGATCCTCCACAAAGCTTTGGAGGCGTCTCAACTGGAGAAGAGAACCTGTGCAGAGTTCTTGGCGGAGACGGGCGAGCAGGAGCGCCTGGAGCTCCTGCGCCACCGGGAGCGCCAAGCGGTGGACCTGCGAAGTCGTCTGGAGGAGGCCAAGATGGAAGGAGATGCCCTGAGTAGGAGCCTGAGTCAGAAGGACGCTCAAGTGACCGAGCTACAGGAGGAGGTCCGGACGCTGACGGAGACCAACAGAGCCAAGCAGGAG GTGATCATCAAGCTGTCCGATCACGTGAACACCTTTCTGTCCGACCACCAACGGTCGGTGTCGTCGTCTCAGACCTATAAGCAGCTTCAGCAGGACATCGAGGACCTCAAG GATGACATTGAAGCTTACAAGACCCAGAACAAGTTCCTGAACTCTGAGATCTACCAGCTAACCAAACTGTGGAGGAACAGCTCTGAGCAGGAGAAGAACCTGATGGTGAAG TGTGCCTACCTGGAGGCCAATAACTGCCAGGTGGAGAGCCGTTACCTGGGGGTCCTTCGGCAGCTCCAGGACACCAAGTCTTTGGATCCGAGCCAACGGAAGGCTGTCCAGAAACTGATCGAGGACGCCCTGAAGGGGGAGGTGAAGAGCGTTGTGAAGCTGAACATGGCCAG TGACCGGGACGAGTACGGCTTCAAGATCATCCCCGACTATGAGGTGGAGGACATGAAGCTGCTCGCCAAGATCCAGGCGCTGGAGATCCGCTCACACAACCTGCTGCACCAG GATAGCATGGAGCGCCCCCTGCTGAGTCGCTGGGCTCAGTACCTCGCCGGCCGCTCAGACGACAACCTTTGCCCCTCGCCGGAGCTCAAGAGTCTGCTGCGAGGGGGGATTCCTCAGGAGTACCGCCAGCAGGTGTGGAGCTGGATGGTCCGCACCAGAACCAAGGCCATCAGAGAGCTCCACCCACAGCGCTACCAGCAG CTGTGCGAGACGAGTCGCACGTCTCCTCACCCGGCCTCCAGACAGATTGAGCTGGACCTCCATCGCACGCTGACAACCAATCAGCACTTCTGCTCACCCTCTAGCCCCGCCCTCCAGCAGCTACGCCGCATCCTGTTGGCTTTCTCCTGGCAAAATCCTACGATTGGCTACTGCCAGGGTCTGAACAG GTTAGCGGCCATCTCTCTGCTCGTCCTCCAGAGTGAAGAAGAAGCGTTCTGGTGTTTGGTGGCTGTGGTGGAGGTCATCATGCCTGAGGACTACTACACCAAGAGCCTAGTGGCTTCTCAG GCCGACCAGCGGGTGCTGAAGGACTTCCTGGTGGAGAAACTTCCCAGGTTGGCGTCGCATTTTGACGAGCACAGCATCGACGTGTCGCTCATCACCTTTAATTGGTTCCTGGTGGCGTTTGTGGAGAGTCTACCCAGCGACATCCTGCTGCCGCTGTGGGACGCCTTCCTGTATGAGGGCACCAAG GTGATCTTCAGGTACGCCCTGGCAGTCTTCAAGTACAAAGAGGACGACATCCTGAAGATCAACGACAGTGTGGAAATCTACCAGTACCTCCGCTTCTTCACCAAGACCATCTCTGACGGCAG GAAGTTGACCAACATCGCCTTCACGGACATGAACCCGTTCCCCAGACGCCTGCTGAGGAACCGGCGAGCGTTCCACCTGGACCGCCTTCAGGGGGAGCTGCAGGACCTGGAGGAGCGGCAGAAGGCCTTTTTGACGGAGAGCACCGAACGCAAAGACAAAGAGCTGGACGTGGCCGTCAGCGAGGATGACGAGGATTTGTGA
- the tbc1d2 gene encoding TBC1 domain family member 2A isoform X2, which yields MRNRNDETSPTQDAEEEKNRKKRRNKRRRGGRWRKTTRRRRDEPPGNSLVHFVWSCQSNQTRSHRGASRPRPLRRMDKRGSSGSPRAASSDSLPAFTNEESVHQRDWISASEEDGRQRTELGGPPCSQNQSPVETHQTSVETHQSRVETDQSPVETHQSPVETHQSPVETHQSPVETHQSPVETHQSPVETHQSPVETHQSPVETHQSPVETHQSPVETHQSTIHRSPVETHRSPVETHQSPVETHQSPVETHQSPVETHQSTIHRSPVETHRSPVETHQSPVETHQSPVETHQSTIHRSPVETHQSPVETHQSSLKTHQYHEETLQIPNVPPQDPGHTQIDKPDLVDLIKCTNNKDDPSEPDQLKPDPLLTDEQKLVRSPSSKMQETKDQPGRPGELDHHEQVGSEEHQPLRNPIDQKNQEPPTENPSSNPSERLQIHRDLPQLQLQEDQPAPPQAAPSIVHPTETCTTAPPSQAPPRNTEWLSEQVWPHPLVSPSGEPKLCGFLQKQGGPLRTWKLRWFTYEGKNNQLFYYRTPQDVIPLGRVELRSSTLTYPLKAERGTFHIKTPERTFVLKAVTQELMLYWLQQLQVKRWQHRQTSTCPDPTNKNATENFLPMLKSPLGLVGEEAANVSLQGSPLTNVSIKHPLIEIQNSVHSLRKRPSQEWSQSVFHVEAPPWSPADSSSAAVPPSPRTPADCPTPPPPLSLAEAPASPSPSEGRESPSLFESRSRKLKARSMQVLRRDTLSSSSDRTSRLQQEKQMLMEEVKAQKELVWILHKALEASQLEKRTCAEFLAETGEQERLELLRHRERQAVDLRSRLEEAKMEGDALSRSLSQKDAQVTELQEEVRTLTETNRAKQEVIIKLSDHVNTFLSDHQRSVSSSQTYKQLQQDIEDLKDDIEAYKTQNKFLNSEIYQLTKLWRNSSEQEKNLMVKCAYLEANNCQVESRYLGVLRQLQDTKSLDPSQRKAVQKLIEDALKGEVKSVVKLNMASDRDEYGFKIIPDYEVEDMKLLAKIQALEIRSHNLLHQDSMERPLLSRWAQYLAGRSDDNLCPSPELKSLLRGGIPQEYRQQVWSWMVRTRTKAIRELHPQRYQQLCETSRTSPHPASRQIELDLHRTLTTNQHFCSPSSPALQQLRRILLAFSWQNPTIGYCQGLNRVKKKRSGVWWLWWRSSCLRTTTPRA from the exons ATGAGGAACAGGAACGACGAGACAAGCCCCACGCAGGacgcagaggaggagaagaacaggaagaagaggaggaataaaaggagaagaggaggaagatggaggaagacaactagaagaagaagagacgaGCCGCCGGGAAACAGTTTGGTTCACTTTGTCTGGAGCTGCCAATCAAACCAGACCCGGAGCCACCGAGGTGCGtccaggccacgccccctcag GAGGATGGATAAAAGGGGGTCATCAGGAAGTCCCCGCGCCGCCTCGTCTGACTCGCTTCCTGCCTTCACTAATGAGGAGTCGGTTCACCAACGTGATTGGATCTCAGCTTCAGAGGAGGACGGCAGGCAGAGAACAGAGCTAGGCGGTCCACCGTGCTCCCAGAACCAGAGTCCAGTAGAGACCCACCAGACTTCAGTAGAGACTCACCAGAGTCGAGTAGAGACCGACCAGAGTCCAGTAGAGACCCACCAGAGTCCAGTAGAGACTCACCAGAGTCCAGTAGAGACCCACCAGAGTCCAGTAGAGACCCACCAGAGTCCAGTAGAGACCCACCAGAGTCCAGTAGAGACCCACCAGAGTCCAGTAGAGACCCACCAGAGTCCAGTAGAGACTCACCAGAGTCCGGTAGAGACTCACCAGAGTCCGGTAGAGACCCACCAGAGTACAATCCACCGGAGTCCGGTAGAGACCCACCGGAGTCCGGTAGAGACCCACCAGAGTCCGGTAGAGACTCACCAGAGTCCAGTAGAGACTCACCAGAGTCCAGTAGAGACCCACCAGAGTACAATCCACCGGAGTCCGGTAGAGACCCACCGGAGTCCGGTAGAGACCCACCAGAGTCCAGTAGAGACTCACCAGAGTCCAGTAGAGACCCACCAGAGTACAATCCACCGGAGTCCAGTAGAGACCCACCAGAGTCCGGTAGAGACCCACCAGAGTTCATTAAAGACTCATCAGTATCATGAAGAGACTCTCCAGATCCCCAACGTGCCTCCCCAGGACCCTGGACACACCCAGATAGACAAACCGGACCTGGTGGATCTCATCAAATGCACTAACAACAAGGATGACCCCTCAGAACCCGACCAGCTCAAACCAGATCCTCTCCTGACAGACGAACAAAAACTGGTGCGTTCTCCTTCATCCAAAATGCAAGAGACAAAAGATCAACCAGGACGTCCAGGTGAACTAGATCATCATGAACAAGTCGGGTCTGAGGAGCACCAACCCCTGAGGAACCCCATAGACCAGAAGAACCAGGAACCACCTACAGAGAACCCCAGCTCAAACCCGTCTGAGAGACTCCAAATCCACCGAGATCTTCCTCAACTTCAACTCCAGGAGGACCAACCGGCGCCTCCCCAGGCAGCACCATCAATAGTCCATCCAACTGAAACATGCACCACGGCGCCGCCGTCCCAAGCTCCACCCCGGAACACGGAGTGGTTGTCAGAGCAGGTGTGGCCCCACCCTCTGGTCTCTCCTTCAGGAGAACCCAAACTGTGTGGCTTCCTCCAGAAGCAGGGGGGCCCCCTCCGGACCTGGAAGCTGCGCTGGTTCACCTACGAGGGGAAGAACAACCAGCTGTTCTACTACCGAACGCCACAGGACGTGATCCCGCTGGGGCGGGTGGAGCTCCGGAGCTCCACCCTCACCTACCCCCTGAAGGCCGAGAGGGGCACCTTCCACATCAAGACGCCCGAGCGCACCTTCGTTCTGAAG GCGGTGACGCAGGAGCTGATGCTCTATtggctgcagcagcttcaggtGAAACGCTGGCAGCACAGACAGACATCCACCTGTCCCGATCCGACCAATAAGAACGCCACAG AGAACTTCCTGCCAATGTTGAAGAGTCCACTGGGTCTGGTGGGGGAGGAGGCGGCCAACGTGTCGTTACAAGGATCGCCGCTCACCAATGTGTCCATCAAACACCCGCTCATCGAGATCCA GAACTCGGTCCACTCTCTGCGTAAGAGGCCGTCTCAGGAATGGAGTCAGAGCGTGTTTCATGTCGAGGCACCGCCATGGAGTCCTGCAGACAGCAGCAGCGCCGCAG TCCCTCCGTCGCCACGGACTCCGGCTGACTGTccgactccgccccctcctctctcATTGGCCGAAGCACCAGCTTCGCCGTCACCCAGCGAGGGCAGAGAGTCACCTTCGCTCTTCGAGAGCCGGAGCAGGAAACTGAAGGCTCGCAGCATGCAGGTTCTCCGCAGAGACACTCTGTCCTCGTCCTCAGACAGGACGTCCCGCCTCCAGCAGGAGAAGCAGATGCTGATGGAGGAAGTCAAAGCTCAGAAG GAGCTGGTCTGGATCCTCCACAAAGCTTTGGAGGCGTCTCAACTGGAGAAGAGAACCTGTGCAGAGTTCTTGGCGGAGACGGGCGAGCAGGAGCGCCTGGAGCTCCTGCGCCACCGGGAGCGCCAAGCGGTGGACCTGCGAAGTCGTCTGGAGGAGGCCAAGATGGAAGGAGATGCCCTGAGTAGGAGCCTGAGTCAGAAGGACGCTCAAGTGACCGAGCTACAGGAGGAGGTCCGGACGCTGACGGAGACCAACAGAGCCAAGCAGGAG GTGATCATCAAGCTGTCCGATCACGTGAACACCTTTCTGTCCGACCACCAACGGTCGGTGTCGTCGTCTCAGACCTATAAGCAGCTTCAGCAGGACATCGAGGACCTCAAG GATGACATTGAAGCTTACAAGACCCAGAACAAGTTCCTGAACTCTGAGATCTACCAGCTAACCAAACTGTGGAGGAACAGCTCTGAGCAGGAGAAGAACCTGATGGTGAAG TGTGCCTACCTGGAGGCCAATAACTGCCAGGTGGAGAGCCGTTACCTGGGGGTCCTTCGGCAGCTCCAGGACACCAAGTCTTTGGATCCGAGCCAACGGAAGGCTGTCCAGAAACTGATCGAGGACGCCCTGAAGGGGGAGGTGAAGAGCGTTGTGAAGCTGAACATGGCCAG TGACCGGGACGAGTACGGCTTCAAGATCATCCCCGACTATGAGGTGGAGGACATGAAGCTGCTCGCCAAGATCCAGGCGCTGGAGATCCGCTCACACAACCTGCTGCACCAG GATAGCATGGAGCGCCCCCTGCTGAGTCGCTGGGCTCAGTACCTCGCCGGCCGCTCAGACGACAACCTTTGCCCCTCGCCGGAGCTCAAGAGTCTGCTGCGAGGGGGGATTCCTCAGGAGTACCGCCAGCAGGTGTGGAGCTGGATGGTCCGCACCAGAACCAAGGCCATCAGAGAGCTCCACCCACAGCGCTACCAGCAG CTGTGCGAGACGAGTCGCACGTCTCCTCACCCGGCCTCCAGACAGATTGAGCTGGACCTCCATCGCACGCTGACAACCAATCAGCACTTCTGCTCACCCTCTAGCCCCGCCCTCCAGCAGCTACGCCGCATCCTGTTGGCTTTCTCCTGGCAAAATCCTACGATTGGCTACTGCCAGGGTCTGAACAG AGTGAAGAAGAAGCGTTCTGGTGTTTGGTGGCTGTGGTGGAGGTCATCATGCCTGAGGACTACTACACCAAGAGCCTAG